CAAAAGGGTGGTGGCTGCTGTTGTTTTTAGTTCAGTCATTGTATGGTTTCAATTTTTTGACAGTTTGATGGCAACCCGTTCTTCTATTCTCTGACGGACTTCCTCCATCGTGATTGTATGAACGGCATCGTTTGCGAATGCATTAATAATGATTGTTTTTGCGAGTTCCTCTCCGATGCCTCTGGCTCTGAGATAGAATATCGATTCGTTATTCAACTTTCCAATGGTAGCTCCGTGTGAGCATTTTACATCATCGGCAAATATTTCAAGTTGTGGTTTTGTATCAACTCTTGCATCGTTGGAGAGAAGTACATTTTTATTTTCCTGAAAGGCATTGGTTTTCTGTGCGTCTTTGCGGACGAAGACTTTCCCGTTGAATACTGCCCGACCGGAGTCGTTTAATACACCTTTGTACATTTCATGGCTTTCGCAATTCGGAACTGCATGATCGATGAGGGTGTGATTGTCTATGTGCTGTTGTCCATCTGCCAGGTAGAGTCCGTTTAGTGTGCAATGGGCATGTTCGCCGTTAAATCTTGCATTGAGGTCGTTCCTGACGAGTTTACCTCCAAAGTTAATGTTGTAGGAGGCGTAAGTGCTTTCCTGTTCTACATCGATTTCTGTGGTTGAGATGTGAAAGGCTTCAAGGCTTTCTTCCTGAATTTTTATGTGTTCGAGGCTGCCGTGCTGATCTACATAAGTTTCGGTGACTGCATTGGTAAAGTAGACACTGTTTCCCTGGGTGTAGTATGATTCAACAACTTTTGCACGGGCATTTTTCCCGATTATAAAAAGGTTGCGGGGTTGTATCAAAAGGTTATCGCCGCCGGAATTAACATAGAGTATCTGAACGGGTTTGTCGAGGGACTTTCCTGATTTTACTTTAAGGAAAACACCGTCATTAATGCAGGCTGTTGACAGGGCTGTGAAGATGTTATTCTCTATTTTGGCAAATTTTCCAATGTGGAGATTAACTTCCTCGGAATATTTGCTGATAGCGGTCTTCAGGTTACAAAGGGTTATACCCGGTTCTTCCAGTTGCTGTGAATTAACGGGGTCATATATGCCATTTATGAAGACGATTGTGTAGTAGTTTTCGCGATGAAACAAGTAATCGGAAAGGTTTACATCCTGTGGCTTGAATGACTTGGCGGTTGTATCTTCAAATTTATGGCCGAGTAAGGGGGAAATGTTTGTGTATTTCCATTCTTCATCTTTAAGGGCAGGAAATTTGAGTTCAAGAAATTTTTCGATAGCTGCTTTTCTTAGCTGATGAATGGGGAGTTTGGTCTCGCCGTTCAGGTTGGCCTCAAGTCTTTCAAAGGTATCGACATACCATTTTTTGATTTGGTCGCTCATATTGTTCCTGCCACGAATTCTTCCACATGGTCTTTTACCCAGTCGTATCCTTTATCTTCGAGGAAGAGTGCGAGGGATTTGTCGCCCGATTTGATTATTCTGCCTTTGTAGAGGACATGTACGAAGTCGGGTACGATGTAGTCGAGGAGTCTTTGGTAGTGTGTTACGACTATGAATGAGTTGTGGGGACGGCGGAGTGAGTTGACGCCGCTTGCGACGATGCGGAGTGCGTCGATGTCGAGGCCTGAGTCGGTCTCGTCAAGGATGGCGAGTCGGGGGTCAAGAACTGCCATTTGAAAGACTTCGTTGCGCTTCTTTTCTCCGCCTGAGAATCCTTCGTTTACTGAGCGGCTGAGGAGATCCTGCGGCATTTCCACGAGTTTCATTTTTTCTTTGATCATCTTGAGGAAGTCCATGGCATCGAGCGGATCTTCACCTCTGTATTTTTTAATTTCGTTTACGGCATTTTTTAGAAGGTTGGTGTTTGATACGCCGGGTATTTCAATCGGGTACTGGAATGCGAGGAATACACCTTCCCTTGCCCTGTCTTCGGGGGACAAGTCGAGGAGGTCTTTGCCGTTGAATGTGACGGAGCCTTCGAGAACTTCATACTCTTCCCTGCCTGCAAGAACCTGAGCGAGAGTGGATTTTCCTGAGCCGTTTGGTCCCATTATTGCGTGGACTTCACCGGGTTTTACGGTGAGGTTTATTCCTTTTAAAATTTCTTTGCCGTCGATGGCTGCTCTTAAGTTTTTAATTTCTATCATTTTCGTTCAATTCTTTCTTAATTTATTAACCAACACTGCCTTCGAGGCTGATGCTTAAAAGTTTGGTTGCTTCAACTGCGAATTCCATGGGGAGTTCTTTGAAGACTTCCTTGCAGTAACCGTTTACTATCATGCTGACTGCATCCTCGGTTGAGAGTCCCCTTTGGTTGAGGTAGAATATCTGGTCGGCACCTATTTTCGAGGTTGTTGCCTCGTGTTCAACGGTTGCCGTCGGATTGCTTACTTCAAGGTACGGGAAGGTGTGTGCTCCGCATTTGTCGCCTATCAGGAGTGAGTCGCACTGTGAGAAATTTCGGGCATTTTCTGCTTTTTTTCCGATTCTGACGAGTCCTCTGTAGGAGTTGTTGCTGAGTCCGGCGGAGATACCTTTGCTTACGATGTTACTTTTGGTGTTTTTACCGATGTGCATCATCTTTGTGCCGGTGTCAGCCTGCTGCATGTTGTTTGTGACAGCAACGGAGTAGAATTCACCAACTGAATTGTCGCCCGAGAGGATGCAGCTTGGATATTTCCATGTGATCGCGGAGCCTGTTTCCACCTGTGTCCAGGAGATTTTTGAGTTGACTCCCTTGCAGAGTCCCCTTTTGGTCACAAAATTGTAGATGCCGCCTTTGCCGTTTTTGTCGCCTGCGTACCAGTTTTGTATGGTTGAATATTTTATCTGGGCGTTATCCATTGCCACCAGTTCAACAACTGCTGCGTGAAGCTGGTTTTCGTCTCTCATCGGGGCGGTACACCCTTCGAGGTAGCTTACATAGGAGTATTCATCTGCGACGATGAGGGTTCTCTCGAACTGTCCCGTGTTGGCAGCATTTATCCTGAAGTAGGTCGAGAGTTCCATCGGGCATCTGACGCCTTTTGGGATGTAAACAAAGGAACCATCGCTGAAGACAGCGGAATTGAGAGCCGAGTAGTAATTGTCTGCTGCCGGAACAACGGAACCGAGATATTTTCGCACCAGATCGCCGTGGTCTTGTATCGCTTCCGACATCGAGCAGAAGATAATGCCGAGTTCGTTCAATTTTGCTTTGTAGGTGGTGGCAACCGAGACGGAGTCGAATACAGCGTCGACCGCTACATTTGCCAGCACTTTCTGCTCTTCGAGAGGAATTCCCAGTTTCGCAAAAGCGCTTAGGATTTCAGGATCCACTTCATCGAGGCTGTTAAGCTTCTTCTTCTGTTTTGGAGCTGAATAGTAGCTTATCTCCTGAAAATCGACGGGTGGATAGTTTACATTGGGCCATTTCGGCTCTTCAAGTTTTAGCCAGTGTCTGTATGATTTCAGTCGCCACTCGAGCATCCATTCAGGTTCACCCTTTTTTGCAGAGAGTGCCCGAATAACATTTTCGTCTAAACCCGGAGGAAATGTGTCGGCATCGATATCAGTTACAAATCCGTATTTGTACTCCTGATTCGCTAATTGCTCTATCTCATTTATCTCGGTATTGCTCATTAAAAGTCCTTGTTTCAAAAAAAAATTAAATCCGATATGTAAACTTATCGAATCTGTACAAAAAAGTCAAGATTAATTATAAAAGAATAACAAGAAGTGATTGTGTTGAGTTCCAAAGGGGGAAAAAGCTATGAACTTTGATCTATGAACTATTAGCTAACCTTGAATTTCGGAACAGGAGCGACAATCGTCTCGATTGTCCAACCGATAAAGATTATATAATTATCCGGGGGATTGATTGTTTTTACATTCATGGGGTTGAAACCCCATGCTATTGATTTTTGATTGGTCGCGTCGAATCAATAGGCAAATCAACACGCCTGGGCGTGTGACATGTTCGTAGAAATCAATCAATCCAAATACCGCAAAAACACGCCTGGGCGTGTGACATGTTCGTAGAAAAAACAATCATTCCCAATTCCGCCAAAACACGCCTAGGCGTGTGGCATGTTCGTAGAAAAAAGGGAAATTTTGCCAAATTGCGTTTATAACCCGCAGAAAAGCATGTCTTTTTGTAGATTATAACCACAAAAAAATCAAAAATTCAAACAGCAAGAGTAAAATTTTGAACCTCAAGCTACAAATAACCGTAGAATAAATTAGGAGGGACACATTTGAAAATCCGGTTTGAATTTTATTTTGAAATCGAATATATTTAAAGAAATGGCAAATGTTTCCAAAAGAACATTCATTTAATCTATCGGGAAATTCCCGGTTTCTCTTTTTACCCAATCTGTTGCCAAGGTGCAGAGCGATTACAAAAATGCTTTTTAAATACAAGAATGCATGTCTGAATCAGGATTGAGGGGATTAAAGGATTTTCAGGATTCGGCAAATAAAGATTGTAGCTCTTCCGGCCGTCATATGGCTAGAAAACGGTATGAACCATGATCTATGGGCTATTAGTTGAATTGAAGCTGCACTTTCGAAAAGGAGCGACAATCGTCTCGATTGTCCGGGCGACAAAAATTATGGAATTACTGGGGGATCGTTTTTTTGAATTCATGGGGTTGAAACCCCATGCTATTGTTTTTTTATTGATTGCGTAAAACCAATTGCCAAATCAACACGCCTGGGCGTGTGACATGTTCGTAGAAATCAATCAATCCAAATACCACAAAAACACGCCAAGACGTGTGGCATGTTCGTAGAAAACCCATCATCTTCCCAATACGATTTCCCTCGAAGAGGGATTGATGTTCGTAGAGCCCTTGCGGCGACATGTGGGTAGAACTCCGGCAACCATCTCCAAGAGAGCCCTCTGGGCGACATATGTGTAGAAATATTAAACTTCAGAAAAGGAGCGACAATCGTCTCGATTGTCCAACCGACAAAAATTATGGAATGACAGGGGGATCGTTTTTTTGAATTCATGGGGTTGAAACCCCATGCTATTGTTTTTTTATTGATTGCGTAAAATCAATTTCCAAATCAACACGCCTGGGCGTGTGACATCTTCGTAGAAAAACCATGAATCACCAATTCCACAAAAACACGCCTGGGCGTGTGACATCTTCGTAGAAAAAAGCGTCATCTGATCCAAAAAAAGCCCGTAGGGCGACATATGGGTAGAACTCCGGTAACCATCTCTAAGAGAGCCCTCTGGGCGACATATGTGTAGAAATATTAAACTTCGGAAAAGGAGCGACAATCGTCTCGATTGTCCTGCCGGTAAATGTTGTGGAATTACAGGGGGATGAATTGTTATTATTTTCATGGGGTTGAAACCCCATGCTATTGTTTTTTTTGATTGCGTAAAATCAATTTCCAAATCAATACGCTTGGGCATGTTACCTGTTCGTAGAAAAACCATCCTTTCTTAATTGTTCATGATTTCAAGAAACTGTCTTGACAATTGCCTCCATCCTATTTATATTGCGTATGTATTTTCAATTATTCGAGATTTCAAATGGAACGAACAAACAAAAGCCAAACAAAACGGATAAAAATAGGGACCATCCTCGATGCAGATGTTGTGCGGCAACTCAAGGAAAGGGCTTTATGCGAAGGAAAAACCATCAGCGATGTGGTTCAGGAAGCTGTAATCAGTTACAATCGTATCGAAACAACCAAAATTGAACAACGGAAAGAGGCTGCGAGAAGACTCTGCTCAAGTCCGTTTAATATTTCAACAGAACAGCTCAAATCCGATCTTGAAGAGGACTACTACGACCAATGAACCTAATGAATATTGACCCCTCAAAACCCTTGATGCTGGATGCAAATATCTTTCTTTACGCAATTCAAAGAAAATCGGCTCAATGTGTCGACCTGATTGACCGGATTGCCGGAGGGGAAATTAACTGCTTTGTGACATCACATATTTTAGCAGAGATTATGCATGTTTTGATGATTGAAGAAGCACGAAGCAACGGAGCAATAACGGGAGGGAATCCTGCCCGAAAGCTGAGCGAGAAGCCCGAAATTATTCGCTCACTCTATATTTATGAAAATGTTTTCGA
This region of Bacteroidota bacterium genomic DNA includes:
- the sufD gene encoding Fe-S cluster assembly protein SufD, translating into MSDQIKKWYVDTFERLEANLNGETKLPIHQLRKAAIEKFLELKFPALKDEEWKYTNISPLLGHKFEDTTAKSFKPQDVNLSDYLFHRENYYTIVFINGIYDPVNSQQLEEPGITLCNLKTAISKYSEEVNLHIGKFAKIENNIFTALSTACINDGVFLKVKSGKSLDKPVQILYVNSGGDNLLIQPRNLFIIGKNARAKVVESYYTQGNSVYFTNAVTETYVDQHGSLEHIKIQEESLEAFHISTTEIDVEQESTYASYNINFGGKLVRNDLNARFNGEHAHCTLNGLYLADGQQHIDNHTLIDHAVPNCESHEMYKGVLNDSGRAVFNGKVFVRKDAQKTNAFQENKNVLLSNDARVDTKPQLEIFADDVKCSHGATIGKLNNESIFYLRARGIGEELAKTIIINAFANDAVHTITMEEVRQRIEERVAIKLSKN
- the sufC gene encoding Fe-S cluster assembly ATPase SufC, which gives rise to MIEIKNLRAAIDGKEILKGINLTVKPGEVHAIMGPNGSGKSTLAQVLAGREEYEVLEGSVTFNGKDLLDLSPEDRAREGVFLAFQYPIEIPGVSNTNLLKNAVNEIKKYRGEDPLDAMDFLKMIKEKMKLVEMPQDLLSRSVNEGFSGGEKKRNEVFQMAVLDPRLAILDETDSGLDIDALRIVASGVNSLRRPHNSFIVVTHYQRLLDYIVPDFVHVLYKGRIIKSGDKSLALFLEDKGYDWVKDHVEEFVAGTI
- the sufB gene encoding Fe-S cluster assembly protein SufB → MSNTEINEIEQLANQEYKYGFVTDIDADTFPPGLDENVIRALSAKKGEPEWMLEWRLKSYRHWLKLEEPKWPNVNYPPVDFQEISYYSAPKQKKKLNSLDEVDPEILSAFAKLGIPLEEQKVLANVAVDAVFDSVSVATTYKAKLNELGIIFCSMSEAIQDHGDLVRKYLGSVVPAADNYYSALNSAVFSDGSFVYIPKGVRCPMELSTYFRINAANTGQFERTLIVADEYSYVSYLEGCTAPMRDENQLHAAVVELVAMDNAQIKYSTIQNWYAGDKNGKGGIYNFVTKRGLCKGVNSKISWTQVETGSAITWKYPSCILSGDNSVGEFYSVAVTNNMQQADTGTKMMHIGKNTKSNIVSKGISAGLSNNSYRGLVRIGKKAENARNFSQCDSLLIGDKCGAHTFPYLEVSNPTATVEHEATTSKIGADQIFYLNQRGLSTEDAVSMIVNGYCKEVFKELPMEFAVEATKLLSISLEGSVG
- a CDS encoding type II toxin-antitoxin system VapC family toxin gives rise to the protein MNIDPSKPLMLDANIFLYAIQRKSAQCVDLIDRIAGGEINCFVTSHILAEIMHVLMIEEARSNGAITGGNPARKLSEKPEIIRSLYIYENVFEDILNLGINIETVGKADLMEALVIQRRYGLLTNDALLVAVAKRLGITSLASADKVFGKVRNLTLYTPDDIQV